A single window of Leptospiraceae bacterium DNA harbors:
- a CDS encoding transcriptional regulator → MDKIKIEKDIDVVYLPSPDFPNNVPVTYKKLHALLPDHPNRRYFGISHPDKTGVIQYKACAEVLSSDTIPNSELQKFKIEKGNFATLYIVNHFQDGNNIGNAFKELLKHPKLDPKGYCLEVYKNYTDLDVHCMVRIIS, encoded by the coding sequence ATGGATAAAATCAAAATTGAAAAGGATATTGACGTAGTATACCTACCATCTCCCGATTTTCCAAATAACGTTCCAGTGACTTACAAAAAATTACATGCTTTGTTACCAGATCATCCCAACAGAAGGTATTTCGGAATTTCGCATCCTGATAAAACAGGAGTGATCCAATACAAGGCTTGTGCAGAAGTATTAAGCTCTGATACTATTCCAAATAGTGAATTACAAAAGTTTAAAATTGAAAAAGGAAATTTTGCAACATTGTACATAGTAAATCATTTTCAAGATGGAAATAATATTGGGAATGCATTTAAAGAATTACTCAAACATCCTAAACTCGATCCCAAAGGTTACTGTTTGGAAGTTTATAAAAACTATACAGATTTAGATGTGCACTGTATGGTTAGGATCATTTCATAA
- a CDS encoding VOC family protein yields the protein MSKITPFLMFNDQLEAAIEFYTSTFPDSEIKNVARNGKEGPITSAEFVIGGQNFMGYNGGSYFQFSNGFSLFVNCEDQEEVDEYWNKLISAGAKPMQCGWITDPFGLTWQIVPRRFMELINDSNPTKVKAVMDAMMEMIKLEVAPLEKAYNEA from the coding sequence ATGTCTAAAATTACACCCTTCCTCATGTTTAATGATCAACTTGAGGCTGCAATAGAATTCTACACTTCAACCTTCCCTGATTCAGAAATAAAGAACGTTGCGCGCAATGGTAAGGAAGGTCCAATTACTTCAGCGGAATTCGTAATCGGCGGTCAAAATTTTATGGGATACAACGGCGGTTCCTATTTCCAGTTTTCAAATGGTTTTTCTCTTTTTGTTAACTGTGAGGATCAAGAAGAAGTCGATGAATATTGGAATAAGCTTATCAGTGCGGGTGCAAAACCAATGCAGTGTGGTTGGATTACTGATCCATTCGGTTTAACTTGGCAAATTGTTCCAAGACGTTTCATGGAACTTATCAACGACTCTAATCCGACAAAAGTAAAGGCTGTAATGGATGCCATGATGGAAATGATAAAACTGGAAGTTGCTCCACTGGAAAAAGCATATAATGAAGCTTAA
- a CDS encoding nuclear transport factor 2 family protein — MSLEDNKQIVRNYFEFINKKENQSAFDLLSDDINWWILGSTKVSGTKDKRLITLGFKMIQRAFEHIEFILHDFTAEENRVAVTAESKGKHSNGKEYNNHYHFLFTIENGKVIKVKEYLDTEHASWIDAK; from the coding sequence ATGAGCCTGGAAGATAACAAACAAATCGTTCGAAATTACTTTGAATTCATTAACAAAAAAGAGAATCAAAGTGCTTTTGATTTGCTAAGTGATGATATAAATTGGTGGATTTTAGGTAGCACAAAAGTTTCGGGGACCAAAGACAAGCGGCTAATCACTCTTGGCTTCAAAATGATTCAACGTGCATTTGAACACATTGAATTTATCTTACATGATTTCACTGCAGAAGAAAATCGCGTTGCCGTTACAGCGGAGTCAAAAGGTAAACATTCAAACGGGAAAGAGTATAACAACCATTACCATTTTCTTTTCACAATCGAAAATGGTAAGGTTATTAAAGTTAAAGAATATCTAGATACAGAACATGCTTCTTGGATCGATGCAAAGTGA
- a CDS encoding dihydrofolate reductase family protein, whose protein sequence is MSKLIAAMNMTLDGICDHTAGLPVEGMHEHYTDLLSQADSILYGRTTYQLMEYWRTILENPSEEKSMNDFAIAINRIPKIVFSHTLKDLEWKSARLSNRTVEEEVLELKQQSVKDILVGSPSLIIQLMKLNLIDEYQFCVHSVVAGSGKALFENINDRTILKLVKTKTFGGSAVTLYYEATEK, encoded by the coding sequence ATGAGTAAATTAATTGCAGCTATGAATATGACACTGGATGGGATTTGCGATCATACGGCGGGACTACCAGTTGAAGGAATGCACGAGCATTATACGGATCTATTAAGTCAAGCAGACTCGATACTCTATGGCAGAACAACCTATCAGCTTATGGAATATTGGCGAACTATATTAGAAAATCCTTCCGAAGAAAAATCAATGAATGACTTTGCGATTGCAATAAACAGAATTCCGAAAATAGTTTTTTCGCATACGCTGAAAGATTTAGAATGGAAGAGTGCAAGATTGTCAAATCGAACTGTTGAAGAAGAAGTTTTAGAACTAAAACAACAATCGGTTAAAGACATTTTAGTTGGCAGTCCTAGTTTAATTATACAGCTAATGAAACTTAATTTGATTGATGAATACCAATTTTGTGTTCACTCTGTTGTTGCTGGAAGCGGTAAGGCATTATTTGAAAATATAAACGACAGAACTATTTTGAAACTCGTGAAGACTAAAACTTTTGGTGGTAGTGCTGTAACGCTTTACTACGAGGCTACGGAAAAATGA
- a CDS encoding SRPBCC domain-containing protein, producing the protein MPIRLLMNFVVDKSNNAIIVKREFAAPLPLVWDAFTKSEILDQWWAPKPWKTKTKSMDFREGGVWLYAMVGPEGEEHWSFAKYLSIQNQKNFTLEDGFCDANGEVNNELPKSNWNTKFNKIEKGTLVEILISYDDLTQLEAIIQMGFKEGLTIAMEGLDELLHSFQQGEI; encoded by the coding sequence ATGCCTATTAGATTACTTATGAATTTTGTTGTGGATAAGAGTAATAATGCGATCATCGTGAAAAGAGAATTTGCCGCACCACTCCCTTTAGTATGGGATGCATTTACAAAAAGCGAAATTCTGGATCAATGGTGGGCACCAAAACCATGGAAGACAAAAACAAAATCTATGGACTTTAGAGAAGGTGGAGTTTGGCTCTATGCTATGGTTGGACCAGAAGGAGAAGAGCACTGGTCATTCGCCAAATACCTGTCTATACAAAATCAAAAAAATTTTACTTTAGAAGATGGTTTTTGTGATGCAAATGGAGAGGTAAACAATGAATTACCGAAATCAAACTGGAATACAAAATTTAATAAAATAGAAAAAGGCACCTTGGTAGAAATCCTAATTAGCTATGATGACTTAACACAACTTGAAGCAATCATACAAATGGGATTCAAAGAAGGTTTAACAATTGCAATGGAGGGACTGGATGAATTGCTCCATTCATTTCAGCAAGGAGAAATATGA
- a CDS encoding DUF1801 domain-containing protein: MNTKFKTIDEYIASFPNNVQKILEKIRATIKKIIPKAEETISYAIPTFQLNGKSLVHFAGFKNHIGFYATPTGHKEFKKELANYKQGKGSVQFPLDQPIPYDLIKRIVRFRAEELTNKTKVTSKSTKQEGSLDQYLLNLKHPLKKEIEYLRKVILEANKGLTENIKWNAPNFCYEGQDRITMRIHPPTQIQLIFHRGAKTQKLPSENLIADDKGLLVWKTTDRAVASFKDQNDIKTKSKNLKIIINNWIKAGK, encoded by the coding sequence ATGAATACAAAATTTAAAACAATTGATGAATACATCGCAAGCTTTCCTAACAATGTGCAGAAAATTTTAGAAAAAATACGAGCAACGATAAAAAAAATAATTCCGAAGGCAGAGGAAACTATTAGTTATGCGATACCTACTTTTCAGTTAAATGGAAAGTCATTGGTTCATTTTGCTGGATTTAAAAATCATATTGGATTTTATGCAACGCCTACCGGACATAAAGAATTTAAAAAGGAACTAGCAAACTATAAACAAGGAAAAGGCTCCGTTCAATTTCCATTGGATCAACCAATCCCTTATGATTTGATTAAACGAATTGTAAGGTTTAGAGCAGAGGAATTAACAAATAAAACAAAAGTTACTTCCAAATCAACAAAACAGGAAGGCAGTCTTGACCAGTATTTACTTAACCTCAAACATCCTTTAAAAAAAGAAATAGAATACTTACGCAAAGTTATATTGGAAGCAAACAAGGGGCTAACGGAAAACATTAAATGGAATGCTCCCAACTTTTGTTATGAAGGACAAGATAGAATAACGATGCGAATTCATCCACCAACTCAAATTCAATTGATTTTTCATCGAGGAGCAAAAACGCAAAAGCTACCAAGTGAAAATTTGATTGCGGATGATAAAGGATTATTGGTTTGGAAAACTACTGATAGAGCAGTCGCATCCTTTAAAGATCAGAATGATATAAAAACAAAATCGAAAAATCTCAAGATAATAATTAACAATTGGATCAAAGCAGGCAAATAA
- a CDS encoding glyoxalase/bleomycin resistance/extradiol dioxygenase family protein: MATNIFLNLPVKDLNKSIEFFTKLGYTFNQQFTNENATCMIISDTIYVMLLVETYFKTFNTKEIANTKTTVEALLGLSAESKKALDKLVDKAISAGGTQTKDPQDLGFMYSRTFEDIDGHVWEIFWMNPNHVQG, encoded by the coding sequence ATGGCAACAAATATATTTTTAAACTTACCGGTAAAGGATTTAAATAAATCAATTGAATTCTTTACAAAACTTGGTTATACATTTAACCAACAATTCACAAATGAAAATGCAACTTGTATGATTATCAGTGATACAATTTATGTTATGTTACTTGTTGAAACTTACTTTAAAACATTCAATACCAAAGAAATTGCAAATACTAAAACAACTGTTGAAGCATTACTCGGATTATCCGCTGAAAGCAAAAAAGCATTAGATAAATTAGTAGATAAAGCAATCTCTGCCGGTGGGACGCAAACAAAAGACCCGCAGGATTTAGGTTTTATGTATAGCAGAACATTTGAAGATATTGATGGGCATGTCTGGGAAATTTTCTGGATGAATCCTAATCACGTGCAAGGATAA
- a CDS encoding dihydrofolate reductase, whose protein sequence is MSKLKVLCFSLSADGYGAGPNQSLENPLGMGGMALHEWVFPTQSFQKMHGGNKQEGTMGIDNDFAVKGFENIGAWILGRNMFGPIRGEWKDEEWKGWWGDNPPYHCDVFVLTNHARSPIVMEGGTTFHFITEGIEVALQKAKIAANGKDVRIGGGVNTIRQYLQKKLIDEMHLAVSPVLLGKGENLFYGIDLADLGYQIKEHKPSEAAMHIIITKNGK, encoded by the coding sequence ATGAGTAAACTAAAAGTTTTATGTTTTTCACTTTCGGCTGACGGATATGGAGCGGGACCAAATCAAAGTTTGGAAAATCCATTGGGTATGGGGGGGATGGCTTTGCATGAATGGGTTTTTCCAACTCAATCATTTCAAAAAATGCATGGAGGCAATAAACAGGAAGGCACCATGGGAATTGATAATGATTTTGCTGTTAAAGGATTTGAAAACATTGGAGCCTGGATTCTTGGACGAAATATGTTCGGTCCCATTCGTGGGGAATGGAAAGATGAAGAGTGGAAGGGATGGTGGGGAGATAATCCTCCGTATCACTGCGACGTCTTCGTATTAACAAACCATGCTAGATCGCCTATTGTTATGGAGGGAGGAACTACTTTTCATTTTATCACTGAGGGAATTGAAGTAGCATTACAAAAAGCCAAAATAGCGGCTAACGGTAAAGATGTTCGTATCGGTGGGGGAGTAAATACAATTCGCCAATATCTACAAAAGAAATTAATCGACGAAATGCATTTAGCAGTATCACCGGTGCTTTTAGGAAAAGGAGAAAATCTTTTTTATGGAATTGATTTGGCAGATCTTGGTTATCAAATAAAAGAGCATAAACCCTCTGAAGCAGCAATGCATATTATTATAACAAAAAATGGTAAATAA
- a CDS encoding winged helix-turn-helix transcriptional regulator yields MVKYVGDTDKLSLTFGALADPTRRAMLARLSKGEASVSELAEPFDMSMPAITKHLKVLEKAGLITRGKDAQWRPCHLKTEPLHEANNWLDQYRKFWEERFDRLDEYLKEIQKKEKDNGK; encoded by the coding sequence ATGGTTAAATATGTAGGCGATACAGACAAGCTCAGTTTGACTTTTGGGGCATTGGCAGACCCCACTAGACGAGCCATGCTCGCGAGGCTTTCCAAGGGGGAGGCTTCTGTTTCAGAATTGGCTGAGCCGTTTGATATGAGCATGCCGGCAATCACCAAACATTTGAAAGTTTTAGAAAAAGCTGGTCTCATCACGCGTGGCAAGGACGCACAATGGCGGCCTTGTCATCTCAAAACCGAGCCTTTGCATGAGGCTAACAACTGGTTAGACCAATACCGCAAGTTTTGGGAAGAGCGCTTTGATCGGTTGGATGAATATTTAAAAGAGATACAAAAAAAGGAGAAGGACAATGGCAAATAA
- a CDS encoding SRPBCC domain-containing protein, producing the protein MANKEELKDFIITREFNAPQDLVWKAWTEQAHLEKWGSPQGFTMTCKKFEFKVGGENHYCQRTLDGNEMWGKQKYLEIHPTHKLVYLQSFADAEGNIISHPMSATWPLTMKTTITLEEKSGKTLLTLIWTPYEANDENIVTFNGAMDGMSKGWAGSFAKFEEYLAELQK; encoded by the coding sequence ATGGCAAATAAAGAGGAATTAAAAGATTTTATAATCACAAGAGAATTTAACGCTCCACAAGATTTAGTTTGGAAGGCTTGGACAGAACAAGCGCATTTAGAAAAGTGGGGCTCGCCACAAGGGTTCACAATGACCTGCAAAAAGTTTGAGTTCAAAGTAGGTGGAGAAAATCACTACTGCCAAAGAACGTTAGACGGTAACGAAATGTGGGGCAAACAAAAATACTTAGAAATCCATCCAACGCATAAGTTGGTTTACCTCCAATCCTTCGCCGATGCAGAAGGAAACATCATCTCTCATCCAATGAGCGCCACTTGGCCTCTCACAATGAAAACAACAATCACCCTTGAAGAAAAGAGCGGCAAAACATTATTAACCTTAATATGGACACCGTATGAGGCTAATGACGAGAATATTGTTACCTTCAATGGTGCAATGGATGGAATGAGTAAAGGTTGGGCAGGATCATTTGCTAAGTTTGAAGAATACTTGGCTGAATTACAAAAATAG
- a CDS encoding SRPBCC family protein — MKDRELKIERIVEAPAELLWKCWTEPKYLLPWFTPKPWQTIDARCDLKVGGEFFTMMKSPEGEEFPNSGVYLELIKNKRIVWTDAFLPGWFPTEDTSDRPFLLVASLDFEDLGNGKSRYAAIARHWTVEQCKKHEEMGFYEGWGTCIDQLVKYIKAGMK, encoded by the coding sequence ATGAAAGATAGAGAATTAAAAATAGAAAGAATCGTAGAAGCACCCGCAGAGCTTCTTTGGAAATGTTGGACTGAACCTAAATATTTACTTCCCTGGTTTACACCAAAACCTTGGCAAACGATAGACGCAAGATGTGACTTAAAAGTTGGTGGAGAATTTTTTACCATGATGAAATCTCCTGAAGGGGAAGAGTTTCCTAACTCCGGAGTTTACTTGGAGCTAATTAAAAATAAACGTATTGTGTGGACGGATGCGTTTCTACCGGGATGGTTTCCTACAGAAGATACATCTGATAGACCTTTCTTACTTGTTGCAAGTTTAGACTTTGAAGACCTCGGTAACGGTAAATCAAGATATGCCGCAATCGCAAGACATTGGACAGTGGAACAGTGCAAGAAACATGAAGAGATGGGTTTTTACGAAGGTTGGGGAACTTGCATAGACCAGCTAGTTAAATATATTAAAGCTGGTATGAAATAA